A genome region from Eurosta solidaginis isolate ZX-2024a chromosome 2, ASM4086904v1, whole genome shotgun sequence includes the following:
- the LOC137241274 gene encoding uncharacterized protein — translation MITDRNKFSFVTICLGLCVLLTTASVSLAQATSSTQQESNEQHQQQQKQKQAIIATISVVDNKDKEEATNAIINEQTNEVVHAFSPRLDYSNEWRPVGRGDPLKNDPTFDYSPPTLEHVRYWAETTKESNSKEELARKQDATNNIHFTRPNKQHNSLLVKPNEHLRSGSLAYQQHPHPHPNQYAMPHQPYVMKNAKGETPLLQPKYQSVRRSYYAQQLPTRLMPPPMQMNSPPINTFNVPMKPSPETQVNMEYRHSMSGPAPLSTGAQSASAASHMKAPQHYNGMSTPSSMSWIYNSPPAMQHSQQQLQQNHHYFMPSSSGAPVTSKPKTQQTSSVLRTHSPYDSYAQDTHHYVSFMRPSMNSMSSRAPQEPYSPNSLHHSSSYMKQSGLGRKPWLQELLRKEVVKTSANPSYATSTNKIVFETTKPVYETTKPFHDHMPSTKTNNHSGFTPYTPVTHVPAPPTIATTTTTTHAPQPAFVPLSSSSTYQPLMSSTLTPFTTRTTKHVIYTPTITTTPRTPTTTTSSRLLIPTTSNLASRPTVTSMQMTTDSLFSHYKQPEAPMRGPMYLIIEGHSKVKKYGKNGINLNLPKIVPVVPKREPVVRVAEPGEEKRGTPETFQVEHLHVKSSTATPKFSTTISTSTTAKPSTITTEKPKTPATTAKTSTTVKAPLTSKLDAKSSTTQTTLKLKAAATTTTTLRLAATTATPKINSTAATNNATVKSAAENTKLLTTTAKPTTAVPLLKLELPNEPPTGMQGLLSLLDSSLGNLFAESTLDLSEMPAHLTTPSTILQALNSSTPLHNVITQSQTALVPVAANARIGTNANHILTVADADGSTEVSYTTDVPPREVRQVFDYDQHPEIRLKDFVVNSVVDGVRAAAVVSSDEGAPAFYEDEFDEYEDENNNDDDDVGGNGSAAQIKRYDKLIYDGEGEGEFVGDYEDVKLTEFGMNMGDVRMQTKLA, via the coding sequence TGCACGCATTTAGTCCGCGTTTGGATTACAGCAATGAATGGCGTCCCGTGGGCCGTGGTGATCCACTCAAAAATGATCCAACATTCGACTACAGTCCGCCAACGTTAGAACATGTGCGCTACTGGGCGGAGACCACAAAAGAGAGCAACAGTAAAGAGGAGTTGGCAAGAAAACAGGATGCAACAAACAACATACATTTCACACGTCCCAACAAACAGCACAATTCACTGCTGGTCAAACCGAATGAGCACTTACGCAGCGGCAGCCTTGCGTATCAACAGCATCCACATCCACATCCAAACCAATATGCCATGCCGCACCAGCCGTATGTAATGAAAAATGCAAAGGGCGAAACTCCGCTGTTACAGCCAAAATATCAATCGGTGCGTCGAAGTTATTATGCACAACAGTTGCCCACACGTTTGATGCCACCGCCCATGCAAATGAACTCACCTCCGATTAATACGTTCAATGTACCTATGAAACCATCACCTGAGACACAAGTGAATATGGAATATCGTCATAGCATGTCGGGACCGGCGCCTCTGAGTACGGGAGCGCAATCGGCATCAGCGGCGTCTCATATGAAAGCGCCGCAACACTATAATGGAATGTCGACACCTTCTTCAATGTCGTGGATATATAACTCACCGCCGGCTATGCAGCATTCGCAGCAACAGCTACAACAAAATCATCATTACTTTATGCCGAGCAGCAGTGGTGCGCCTGTTACCTCAAAGCCCAAAACTCAGCAAACCTCAAGCGTACTACGTACTCATTCGCCTTACGACTCATATGCACAAGACACACATCACTACGTCAGCTTTATGCGTCCAAGTATGAATAGCATGAGTTCGCGTGCGCCGCAAGAACCCTATTCTCCGAACTCTTTACATCACAGCTCTAGTTATATGAAACAAAGTGGGCTAGGACGTAAGCCCTGGTTACAGGAGCTCCTAAGAAAGGAAGTTGTGAAAACATCAGCAAATCCCAGTTATGCGACTTCAACcaataaaattgttttcgaaACAACAAAACCCGTTTACGAGACAACAAAGCCATTTCACGATCACATGCCGTCCACGAAAACTAATAACCACAGTGGTTTCACTCCCTATACACCAGTTACACACGTACCAGCACCACCAAcgatagctacaacaacaactacaacgcATGCACCGCAACCTGCATTTGTACCGCTCAGCTCATCGAGTACTTACCAACCGCTAATGAGCTCAACTTTGACTCCTTTTACTACAAGAACAACAAAGCACGTAATTTATacaccaacaataacaacaacacctCGTACGCCAACTACTACGACATCGTCACGTCTGCTAATACCGACAACCAGTAATTTGGCATCTCGTCCAACAGTCACATCAATGCAAATGACCACAGACTCGCTTTTCTCACATTACAAACAACCTGAAGCGCCAATGAGAGGACCGATGTATCTGATCATTGAAGGTCACTCAAAAGTTAAAAAGTATGGAAAAAATGGTATCAACTTAAATCTTCCAAAAATAGTGCCCGTGGTACCCAAACGTGAGCCAGTTGTACGAGTGGCGGAACCCGGTGAAGAGAAACGTGGTACACCAGAGACTTTCCAGGTAGAGCACCTGCATGTGAAAAGCTCGACAGCAACACCGAAATTCTCAACAACAATAAGTACTTCCACGACGGCAAAACCAAGCACTATCACAACCGAGAAACCGAAAACGCCCGCAACTACAGCAAAAACCTCGACAACTGTGAAAGCTCCATTGACTAGCAAGCTCGACGCTAAGAGCAGCACCACTCAAACCACTTTAAAACTAAAAGCagctgccacaacaacaacaaccctacGCCTAGCAGCTACCACTGCAACTCCAAAAATCAATAGCACCGCTGCTACCAACAATGCAACTGTGAAATCAGCAGCAGAAAACACTAAACTTCTTACCACAACTGCAAAGCCAACAACCGCAGTGCCGCTACTAAAGCTCGAACTGCCCAATGAACCGCCAACTGGAATGCAAGGCCTACTAAGTTTGCTTGACTCATCGCTGGGCAACTTATTTGCTGAATCAACATTAGATTTATCTGAAATGCCTGCTCATTTAACTACACCCAGTACAATTTTACAAGCACTAAACTCATCAACACCTTTGCACAACGTCATAACACAGTCACAAACTGCTTTAGTACCTGTGGCAGCTAATGCGCGTATCGGTACGAATGCTAATCACATTTTAACAGTCGCCGATGCAGATGGGTCAACGGAGGTCAGCTATACCACAGATGTGCCACCACGCGAGGTGCGTCAGGTATTTGATTATGATCAACATCCGGAAATACGTCTTAAGGATTTTGTAGTTAACAGCGTCGTAGATGGCGTGCGGGCGGCGGCGGTTGTATCGTCGGATGAGGGTGCACCCGCTTTCTATGAAGATGAATTTGATGAGTATGAAGATGAGAATaacaatgatgatgatgatgttggTGGTAATGGTAGTGCAGCGCAAATCAAACGCTATGATAAATTGATTTATGATGGTGAGGGGGAGGGTGAATTTGTGGGCGATTATGAGGATGTGAAGCTGACGGAATTTGGGATGAATATGGGCGATGTGCGCATGCAAACGAAGTTGGCGTAA